One window of Misgurnus anguillicaudatus chromosome 13, ASM2758022v2, whole genome shotgun sequence genomic DNA carries:
- the cs gene encoding citrate synthase, mitochondrial, which produces MSFLSISRLAPRLLSSKNAACVLVAARNVSGSTNLKDVLADLIPKEQSRIKNFRQQHGKTTIGQITVDMVYGGMRGMKGLVYETSVLDPDEGIRFRGYSIPECQQLLPKAPGGEEPLPEGLFWLLITGQVPTEEQVNWVSKEWAKRAALPSHVVTMLDNFPTNLHPMSQFSAAITALNSESSFARAYSEGVNKAKYWEFVYEDSMDLIAKLPCVAAKIYRNLYREGSSIGAIDSNLDWSHNFTNMLGYTDSEFTELMRLYLTIHSDHEGGNVSAHTSHLVGSALSDPYLSFSAAMNGLAGPLHGLANQEVLVWLTALQKELGGEVSDEKMRDYIWNTLKSGRVVPGYGHAVLRKTDPRYTCQREFALKHLPNDPMFKLVAQLYKIVPNVLLEQGKAKNPWPNVDAHSGVLLQYYGMTEMNYYTVLFGVSRALGVLAQLVWSRALGLPLERPKSMSTDGLMGLVGSKSG; this is translated from the exons ATGTCCTTCCTCTCTATCAGCAGACTAGCCCCGAGGCTCCTCAGTTCAAAG AATGCCGCATGCGTCCTCGTTGCAGCCAGAAATGTCAGCGGATC CACGAATTTGAAAGACGTCCTGGCAGACCTCATCCCCAAAGAACAGAGCAGGATCAAGAACTTCAGACAGCAGCATGGCAAAACCACAATCGGTCAGATCACAGTGGACATG GTTTATGGAGGAATGAGAGGGATGAAGGGTTTGGTGTACGAGACCTCTGTGCTCGACCCCGATGAG GGAATCCGTTTCCGGGGTTACAGCATTCCAGAATGTCAGCAGCTGTTGCCCAAAGCTCCTGGTGGAGAGGAGCCGCTACCAGAGGGTCTTTTCTGGCTGTTGATCACAGGACAGGTGCCTACCGAAGAGCAG GTAAATTGGGTGTCTAAAGAATGGGCCAAGCGTGCCGCTCTTCCCTCCCATGTGGTCACCATGCTGGATAATTTCCCCACCAACCTGCACCCCATGTCTCAGTTTAGCGCTGCCATCACAGCTCTGAACAGCGAGAGCAGTTTCGCTCGGGCTTACTCTGAAGGAGTCAACAAGGCCAAGTACTGGGAG TTTGTGTACGAGGATTCGATGGATTTGATCGCCAAGCTTCCCTGCGTGGCGGCTAAGATCTACCGTAACCTGTATCGTGAGGGCAGCAGCATCGGCGCCATCGACTCCAACTTGGACTGGTCACATAACTTCACCAACATGCTGGGCTACACCGATTCAGAGTTCACAGAACTGATGAGGCTGTATCTCACTATTCAC AGTGACCATGAGGGTGGAAACGTCAGCGCACACACCAGTCATCTGGTAGGCAGCGCTCTGTCCGACCCCTACCTCTCCTTCAGTGCTGCTATGAACGGCCTGGCCGGACCTCTGCACGGACTGGCCAATCAG GAGGTACTGGTGTGGCTCACAGCTCTGCAGAAGGAACTTGGCGGTGAGGTTTCGGACGAGAAAATGAGGGACTACATATGGAACACACTTAAATCAGGCAGG GTGGTGCCGGGCTATGGACATGCTGTATTGAGAAAAACAGATCCTCGCTACACGTGCCAGCGTGAGTTTGCCCTTAAGCACCTCCCGAACGACCCCATGTTCAAGCTGGTCGCTCAGCTCTACAAGATCGTACCCAATGTGCTGTTGGAGCAGGGCAAAGCCAAGAACCCCTGGCCCAATGTAGATGCTCACAGTGGAGTCC TTTTGCAATATTATGGCATGACTGAGATGAACTACTACACTGTGTTATTCGGCGTGTCCCGGGCGCTGGGCGTTTTGGCTCAGCTGGTGTGGAGCAGAGCGCTCGGCCTTCCTCTCGAACGCCCCAAGTCCATGAGCACGGACGGACTCATGGGTCTGGTTGGGTCCAAATCAGGCTAA